A single genomic interval of Staphylococcus hyicus harbors:
- the atpA gene encoding F0F1 ATP synthase subunit alpha, with amino-acid sequence MAIKAEEISALLRSQIENYESEMSVTDVGTVIQIGDGIALVHGLNDVMAGELLEFHNGVLGLAQNLEETNVGVVILGPYDEITEGAEVKRTGRIMEVPVGEELIGRVVNPLGQPIDGQGPLNTTKTRPIEKKATGVMARKSVDEPLQTGIKAIDALVPIGRGQRELIIGDRQTGKTTVAIDTILNQKDQDMICVYVAIGQKESTVRASVEKLRQAGALDYTIVVSASAAQPSPMLYIAPYAGVSMAEEFMFNGKHVLVVYDDLTKQAAAYRELSLLLRRPPGREAYPGDVFYLHSRLLERAAKLNDDLGGGSITALPFVETQAGDISAYVPTNVISITDGQIFLQSDLFFSGVRPAINAGLSVSRVGGSAQIKAMKKVAGTLRLDLASYRELESFAQFGSDLDEATAKKLERGKRTVEVLKQDQNKPLPVEHQVLIIYALTRGYLDDIPVEDITRFEAEIIEWTKGNANDIFTEIRETGGLPADEKFEKAINAFKQSFKKSE; translated from the coding sequence ATGGCCATAAAAGCTGAGGAAATTAGTGCATTACTTCGCTCTCAAATTGAGAATTATGAGTCTGAAATGTCTGTAACTGATGTAGGGACAGTTATCCAAATTGGTGACGGTATCGCATTAGTTCATGGACTTAACGATGTTATGGCTGGCGAATTATTAGAATTCCATAACGGCGTTCTTGGATTAGCACAAAACTTAGAAGAAACAAACGTAGGTGTCGTTATTTTAGGACCTTACGATGAAATTACTGAAGGTGCTGAAGTTAAACGTACAGGACGTATTATGGAAGTACCAGTAGGTGAAGAATTAATCGGACGTGTCGTAAACCCATTAGGTCAACCTATTGATGGACAAGGCCCATTAAATACAACGAAAACGCGTCCTATCGAGAAGAAAGCAACGGGTGTTATGGCTCGTAAATCAGTAGATGAACCATTACAAACAGGTATTAAAGCGATAGATGCGTTAGTTCCAATTGGTCGTGGTCAACGTGAGTTAATCATTGGTGACCGTCAAACTGGTAAAACGACAGTAGCCATTGATACAATTTTAAATCAAAAAGATCAAGATATGATTTGTGTGTATGTCGCAATTGGTCAAAAAGAATCAACGGTACGTGCTTCTGTTGAGAAGTTACGTCAAGCTGGAGCTTTAGACTATACGATTGTCGTTTCGGCATCGGCTGCGCAACCTTCTCCAATGTTATATATCGCACCATATGCAGGTGTTTCTATGGCGGAAGAGTTTATGTTTAACGGCAAACACGTATTAGTTGTTTATGATGATTTAACGAAACAAGCAGCTGCATATCGTGAATTGTCATTATTATTACGTCGTCCTCCAGGTCGTGAAGCATACCCTGGTGATGTATTCTACTTACATAGCCGTTTATTAGAACGTGCTGCAAAGTTAAATGATGATTTAGGTGGCGGTTCAATTACTGCTTTACCATTTGTTGAAACACAAGCAGGTGACATTTCTGCATACGTTCCAACAAACGTTATCTCAATTACGGATGGACAAATTTTCTTACAATCTGACTTGTTCTTCTCAGGTGTGCGACCAGCGATTAACGCGGGGCTTTCAGTATCTCGTGTTGGAGGTTCTGCTCAAATTAAAGCAATGAAAAAAGTTGCGGGTACATTACGTTTAGACTTAGCGTCATATCGTGAGCTTGAATCTTTCGCGCAGTTTGGATCTGATTTAGATGAAGCGACTGCTAAAAAACTTGAGAGAGGTAAGCGTACGGTTGAAGTATTAAAACAAGACCAAAACAAGCCGCTTCCAGTTGAGCACCAAGTATTAATCATTTATGCATTAACACGTGGATACTTAGATGATATTCCAGTTGAAGATATTACACGTTTCGAAGCTGAAATTATCGAG